The following proteins are encoded in a genomic region of Gemmatimonadaceae bacterium:
- a CDS encoding amidohydrolase family protein: MDHALRSLRRALLALAVTPALAVSQATVFSGFTLIDGTGAAPVTNARMVVERGRIVAIGPATRVEIPLDAQRVDLTGQTVIPGLINAHGHVASLANLGTYAAYGVTTVFSLGDEPSEVFAARDAQKRGPPPYARVYLAGPVLNPTSADDARVQVAKVAEQRVDIVKIRVDDNLGTTKKMPPEVWKAVIDAAHARGMRVAVHLYYLDDAKALLAAGADYIAHSVRDQPVDAAFVRDLRARGICYTPTLMREVSTYVYGSVPPFFSDSLFLAHANREWMATVSQPARMEAMRTSSTAQTYQKQLPVAMRNLKTLFDAGIPIAMGTDTGPLGRFQGYFELMELEMMVDAGLTPMQALQSATQTAARCLQVDRELGTLEAGKWADFVVLGASPLANIRNVRQQRGVYVGGSRIDPR; the protein is encoded by the coding sequence ATGGACCACGCCCTCCGTTCGCTCCGGCGCGCCCTCCTGGCGCTCGCTGTGACCCCCGCCCTCGCCGTCAGCCAGGCCACGGTCTTTTCGGGCTTCACGCTCATCGACGGCACCGGCGCCGCCCCGGTGACGAACGCGCGCATGGTCGTGGAGCGCGGGCGCATCGTGGCCATCGGGCCGGCCACCCGCGTCGAGATCCCGCTCGACGCACAGCGTGTGGACCTGACTGGTCAAACGGTGATCCCGGGGCTCATCAACGCGCATGGCCACGTGGCGAGCCTCGCGAACTTGGGCACCTATGCCGCCTACGGCGTGACCACGGTGTTTTCGCTCGGCGATGAACCGTCGGAAGTCTTTGCCGCGCGCGATGCGCAGAAGCGCGGGCCCCCGCCCTACGCACGCGTGTACCTCGCCGGGCCGGTCCTCAACCCCACCAGCGCCGACGACGCCCGCGTGCAGGTGGCGAAGGTCGCCGAACAGCGCGTGGACATCGTGAAGATCCGGGTCGACGACAACCTCGGCACCACGAAGAAGATGCCCCCCGAGGTGTGGAAGGCGGTCATCGATGCCGCACATGCGCGGGGGATGCGCGTGGCGGTGCACCTCTACTACCTCGATGATGCCAAGGCACTCCTCGCCGCGGGCGCTGACTACATCGCGCACAGCGTGCGAGACCAGCCGGTCGATGCGGCCTTCGTGCGCGACCTCAGGGCACGCGGCATCTGCTACACCCCAACGTTGATGCGTGAGGTGTCCACCTACGTGTACGGGAGCGTGCCCCCCTTCTTCAGCGATTCGCTGTTCCTGGCACACGCCAACCGCGAGTGGATGGCCACGGTGTCGCAACCGGCGCGCATGGAGGCCATGCGCACCAGCAGCACCGCGCAGACGTACCAGAAGCAGCTGCCGGTCGCGATGCGCAATCTCAAGACGCTGTTCGACGCCGGCATTCCCATTGCCATGGGCACCGATACCGGCCCACTCGGCCGCTTCCAGGGGTACTTCGAGCTGATGGAGCTCGAGATGATGGTCGACGCCGGACTCACGCCGATGCAGGCGCTCCAGAGTGCCACCCAGACCGCCGCGCGCTGCCTGCAGGTCGATCGCGAGCTCGGCACGCTCGAAGCGGGCAAGTGGGCCGACTTTGTGGTGCTGGGCGCGTCGCCGCTCGCGAACATCCGGAATGTGCGCCAGCAGCGGGGCGTGTATGTCGGCGGGAGCCGCATCGACCCGCGTTAG